GATCTGGTCGGTCTCGACGCCACCGAACAGGTGATGATCGACGAAGCCATGATCGCGCTCGACGACACCCCCAACAAATCCCGCCTCGGCGCCAACGCCATCCTTGGCGTATCGCTCGCCGTGGCCAAGGCGGCCGCCGATTACACCACCCAGCCGCTCTATCGCTATGTCGGCGGCACCTCGGCGCGCATTCTGCCCGTGCCGATGATGAACATCATCAATGGCGGCGAACATGCCGACAACCCAATCGACATTCAGGAATTCATGATCATGCCGGTCAGCGCCGACACGATCCGCGACGCCGTGCGCATGGGCGCCGAAGTCTTCCACACCCTGAAGAAAGAACTCTCTGACGCGGGCCTTTCAACCGGTATCGGCGATGAAGGCGGCTTTGCCCCCAACATCGGTTCCACCCGCGACGCGCTTGATTTCGTGCTGAAATCCATCGAGAAAGCGGGCTACAAACCGGGCGAAGACATTCATCTCGCACTCGATTGCGCCGCCACGGAATACTTCAAGAACGGTGAATATGTACTTGCAGGTGAAGGAAAAACCCTCTCACCTGAAGAGAACGTCGCCTACCTGCAAGCGCTCGTTGCCGACTATCCGATCATCTCGATCGAGGATGGATGTTCCGAAGATGACTGGGACGGCTGGAAAGCGCTGACCGACGCGCTCGGCGACAAGATCCAACTGGTCGGCGACGATCTCTTCGTCACCAACCCCGAACGTTTGCAAATGGGCATCAACAAGGGCTGCGCCAACTCCATGCTGGTCAAGGTCAACCAGATCGGCACCCTGACCGAGACGCTGCGCGCCGTCGATATGGCCCACCGCGCGGGCATGACCAACGTGATGAGCCACCGTTCGGGCGAAACCGAGGACGCCACCATCGCCGACCTCGCCGTCGCCACCAACTGCGGTCAGATCAAGACCGGCTCTCTCGCACGTTCCGACCGGCTGGCGAAATACAATCAGCTGATCCGCATCGAGGAAGCACTGGGCGAAGTCGCTCAATATGCTGGACGCTCGATCCTCAAGTGACGCCACGCAATCTTCCATGACATGGGCGGTGCCACCCCGGCGCCGCCCTTTTTCGTTGCGCTTGAGCGCGCCGCCCGTCACCGTGACAAAAACACAGGGAGAGAGACCATGATCGGATACGTCAACCTCGGCACCAACGATCTGCCCCGCGCCGAAAGCTTCTACAACGCCCTTCTAGGTGAAATGGGCGCCCGCCAGATGTTCAAGAACGACCGCATGATCGGCTGGGGCTTTGGCAAGGGAAAGCCCCTGCTGACCATCAACCTGCCCTACGACAAGGGCGAAGCGGCGCCGGGCAATGGCACCATGGTGGCCCTCATGGTCGAGTCCCCTGAAGAGGTTGACCGCCTTTACGCCAAAGCCATCGAGCTTGGCGCCAAGTCCGAAGGCGAAGCCGGGCCGCGCGGTGACAGCTTCTATGGCGGATATTTCCGCGACCTCGACGGTAACAAGCTGAATGTCTACCTGTTTCGAACCTGATCATCTGGCCATTGGCGTGGCGCGAAATAGCGTCTACCTTGGCTGACATCATGGCCAATATCACCATACGCCCGCCTGCAAGCCGCGCCGAACACGCGGCCCTGCGCGCCCTTTGCCGCGATTATCGCGCCAGTCTGGTCGACGCTGCAATAGATCGGCCAGACGCCGTTGAAAATGCCTATAAATCAGATGAATACGAGGCACTTCTCAAAACCCTTCCAACGCTTCACGCCGCCCCAAACGGCGCGCTCTTTCTCGGCTTTGTCGATGACACCCCAATGGCCTGTGGCATGATCCACCAAATCGCACCGGGCACCGCCGAAATCAAACGCGTCTATACCGCGCCTGCGGCCCGTGGTCTGGGCTTGGGCCGTCACATCGTTGAAACCGCGCTCGACCATGCCCGCACAAACGGCGCACGCCGTATGGTACTCGATACAATACGTCCACTGGTCGCTGCCCAAAAGCTATATGAGACGCTCGGCTTCCGCCCCATCGACCCGTTTTATCCAATTGATCCGGGTTTGGCTGACTACTTCTTGTTTTACGGTCGCGACCTATGACAATCCGCGCGCTGATCTTCGATGTCTTCGGCACCTGCGTCGACTGGCGCACCTCAATCGCGCGCGAAGTGGCGGCGGCCTTGCCCGGTGTCGATGCGCGCGCCTTCGCCGACGCCTGGCGGGCCGAGTATGATCCGGCCATGGCGCGCGTGCGCGATGGTGGCCGTGGCTATGTCGCGCTTGATGATCTGCACCGCGAAAATCTCGCCCGCGTCTGCGCTCGCTTCAACGTGACACCGCAAGATCCCGAAACCCTCAATTCCGCCTGGGAAAAGCTTGATCCCTGGCCCGATGTGGTGCCCGGCCTGCAAAGATTGCGCAAATCCTGCATCCTCGCGCCCTGCTCCAACGGCTCAATCGCGCTGATGACACGCCTCGCGCGCTATGCCCGCCTGCCCTGGGACTGCATCCTCGGTGCCGAGATTGCGCGCGATTACAAACCCAAACCCACGGTGTATCTCGCATCTTGCGCGGCCCTGCGCCTGTCGCCGGACGAGGTGATGATGGTCGCCGCCCATAATGGCGATTTGCACGTCGCCCGCACGGCGGGCCTCGCCACCGGCTTCGTGCCGCGCCCGACCGAATACGGGCCCTCACAAACCGCCGACCTCGAACCAGAGGAAGCATGGAACGTGATTGCCGAAGATTTCAACGATCTTGCCAGACAGCTCACCTAAAGCGTTACACTCCGTCTCAGGTCGCGCGCGTCACGTCATACCCATAGAGCCAATCAAACTGCCGCATCATCCTGTCCGGGAAAAAATGTGACCCACCGCGCAGAACCGCCTGTGCAACAAATCGCAGCGGCGGGAATTTCAGATGGTATTTCCAGGCGTTATCCGTCGACGCATTGATCACGCGTTCGGCCCGCTGACGCCGCCGCTCCTGATAGCGCGCAAGCCCGGCGGGTATATTTTCCGCCCCAGCAAGCGAATCCGCCAAAACCCAGGCATCCTCA
This window of the Rhodobacteraceae bacterium LMO-JJ12 genome carries:
- a CDS encoding haloacid dehalogenase type II yields the protein MTIRALIFDVFGTCVDWRTSIAREVAAALPGVDARAFADAWRAEYDPAMARVRDGGRGYVALDDLHRENLARVCARFNVTPQDPETLNSAWEKLDPWPDVVPGLQRLRKSCILAPCSNGSIALMTRLARYARLPWDCILGAEIARDYKPKPTVYLASCAALRLSPDEVMMVAAHNGDLHVARTAGLATGFVPRPTEYGPSQTADLEPEEAWNVIAEDFNDLARQLT
- the eno gene encoding phosphopyruvate hydratase produces the protein MSTIIDIHAREILDSRGNPTVEVDVILEDGTMGRAAVPSGASTGAYEAVERRDGDKSRYFGKGVLEACAAVNGEIADDLVGLDATEQVMIDEAMIALDDTPNKSRLGANAILGVSLAVAKAAADYTTQPLYRYVGGTSARILPVPMMNIINGGEHADNPIDIQEFMIMPVSADTIRDAVRMGAEVFHTLKKELSDAGLSTGIGDEGGFAPNIGSTRDALDFVLKSIEKAGYKPGEDIHLALDCAATEYFKNGEYVLAGEGKTLSPEENVAYLQALVADYPIISIEDGCSEDDWDGWKALTDALGDKIQLVGDDLFVTNPERLQMGINKGCANSMLVKVNQIGTLTETLRAVDMAHRAGMTNVMSHRSGETEDATIADLAVATNCGQIKTGSLARSDRLAKYNQLIRIEEALGEVAQYAGRSILK
- a CDS encoding VOC family protein; translated protein: MIGYVNLGTNDLPRAESFYNALLGEMGARQMFKNDRMIGWGFGKGKPLLTINLPYDKGEAAPGNGTMVALMVESPEEVDRLYAKAIELGAKSEGEAGPRGDSFYGGYFRDLDGNKLNVYLFRT
- a CDS encoding GNAT family N-acetyltransferase, giving the protein MANITIRPPASRAEHAALRALCRDYRASLVDAAIDRPDAVENAYKSDEYEALLKTLPTLHAAPNGALFLGFVDDTPMACGMIHQIAPGTAEIKRVYTAPAARGLGLGRHIVETALDHARTNGARRMVLDTIRPLVAAQKLYETLGFRPIDPFYPIDPGLADYFLFYGRDL